From a region of the Lactuca sativa cultivar Salinas chromosome 4, Lsat_Salinas_v11, whole genome shotgun sequence genome:
- the LOC111878479 gene encoding probable LRR receptor-like serine/threonine-protein kinase At1g53440 isoform X3, protein MSLESNMFSGSVPPELGKLENLATLVLNANNLSGKLPVELNNLTNLKELRLSSNNFTGKLPSLESWSHLEKLEIEGSGLEGPIPESLSFLSNLTELRISDLSGEGSHFPNLSRMTSMSLLVLRSCNITGMIPDNISNMSLLKHLDLSFNKLNGDIPDVSRLNLEKMYLTGNSLNGSVPTWIKNKDVKLAVDLSYNNFNENVVPSPSVCVGNLNLYRSYSSGNNSDLGKCFNSRPCLQNYSSIHINCGGPEVTIGKKTYQADEDPGGPAEFVPLNDHWGYSSTGSVLNLNDKKYIATNVSVLTMKDTELYTNARLSPLSLTYYGRCLQNGNYTVTLHFAEIIFRNNRSYQSLGRRAFDVYVQEVNRFKNFDIKNEAGDVDKPKITIIKNIRVTNGTLEIRFQYAGKGTAFVPDKGVFGPLISAISMESEFKVQSHGKNYTYVAIGVVAAVLCLSLIILGIAWKMGYIRSKNSREKDLRGLDLQTGVFTYRQIKAATDNFADSNKLGEGGFGSVYKGTLLDGTLIAVKQLSSKSKQGNREFVNEIGMIAGIQHPNVVRLHGCCVERKQLLLVYEYMENNSLAHALFEQYNYKLEIEWPTRQRICVGIAKGLAFLHEESVLRMVHRDIKATNILLDADLTPKISDFGLARLDEEENTHITNRVAGTIGYMAPEYALWGFLTYKVDVYSFGVLALEIVTGKDNMRYTPHEDCFCLLDWAVVLKQNGSLIDLVDPRLGFDFNKKEAVRMIEIALLCTNESPTLRPIMSEVVNMLEGHTEIEEPTMNVITSKDKVGFQALAEKFEGMQSHEFDQTDTSINPTSSSSNDTYFGSQISQTY, encoded by the exons AT GAGTCTGGAGAGCAACATGTTCTCTGGAAGTGTTCCACCTGAGCTTGGAAAACTAGAAAATTTAGCAACCCT GGTCCTTAACGCAAATAATCTCTCTGGCAAGTTGCCCGTGGAGCTCAATAACCTAACCAATTTGAAAGAACT CCGCCTAAGTAGCAACAACTTCACTGGAAAGCTCCCAAGCCTTGAGAGCTGGAGTCATCTTGAGAAACT AGAGATAGAAGGTAGTGGTCTAGAAGGACCAATACCTGAAAGTCTTTCCTTCTTGAGCAATTTAACAGAACT ACGAATTTCTGATTTAAGTGGAGAGGGCTCACATTTTCCAAATTTGAGTAGGATGACAAGCATGAGTTTGTT GGTATTGAGAAGCTGTAACATAACTGGGATGATTCCAGATAATATATCAAATATGTCCCTGTTGAAGCATCT AGATCTCAGTTTCAACAAGCTGAATGGTGATATACCAGACGTAAGTCGACTGAATCTGGAAAAAAT GTATCTGACAGGTAACTCCCTAAATGGAAGTGTTCCAACGTGGATCAAAAATAAAGATGTTAAACT TGCAGTAGATCTTTCCTACAACAACTTTAATGAAAATGTTGTGCCATCACCATCAGTTTGTGTTGGAAATCT GAACTTATATAGAAGCTACTCTAGTGGGAATAACTC AGACCTTGGAAAGTGTTTTAACAGCCGTCCTTGCTTGCAGA acTACTCTTCAATCCATATCAATTGTGGTGGGCCAGAAGTTACCATTGGAAAAAAGACTTATCAAGCAGATGAGGATCCAGGTGGACCTGCAGAATTTGTTCCTTTGAATGATCATTGGGGATATAGCAGCACAGGAAGTGTATTGAATCTTAATGACAAAAAATATATTGCTACTAATGTATCTGTACTCACTATGAAAGACACTGAACTTTACACAAACGCTCGCCTCTCTCCATTGTCTCTTACTTACTATGGTCGATGCTTACAAAATGGAAACTATACGGTTACTCTACATTTTGCAGAGATAATTTTCAGAAATAATCGATCTTATCAGAGTCTTGGAAGACGTGCTTTTGATGTTTATGTccag GAGGTAAATCGATTCAAGAATTTTGATATCAAGAATGAAGCTGGTGACGTTGATAAACCTAAAATAACCATAATAAAAAATATTCGTGTAACTAATGGAACATTAGAAATCCGGTTCCAGTATGCTGGGAAAGGTACAGCATTTGTCCCTGATAAGGGAGTGTTTGGGCCTCTGATATCTGCCATTTCTATGGAATCCG AATTCAAGGTTCAAAGTCATGGTAAAAACTATACATATGTTGCCATTGGAGTAGTGGCTGCAGTATTGTGCCTCAGTCTCATAATTCTTGGCATCGCATGGAAGATGGGTTATATAAGGAGCAAAAACTCAAGAGAAAAAG ATCTAAGAGGATTGGATTTGCAGACTGGTGTATTTACATATAGACAAATCAAGGCTGCCACTGACAATTTTGCTGATTCAAATAAACTTGGCGAGGGAGGTTTTGGATCCGTCTACAAG GGTACACTATTAGATGGAACTCTAATCGCTGTGAAGCAACTCTCTTCCAAATCAAAACAAGGAAACCGCGAATTTGTGAATGAAATAGGCATGATAGCTGGTATACAACACCCTAATGTTGTAAGGCTACATGGGTGTTGTGTGGAACGCAAGCAACTACTTCTTGTGTATGAGTACATGGAGAATAATTCTTTAGCACATGCTCTATTTG AGCAGTATAACTATAAGTTGGAAATTGAGTGGCCTACAAGACAAAGAATTTGTGTGGGAATTGCAAAAGGCCTGGCTTTCCTGCATGAGGAGTCCGTGCTAAGAATGGTTCATAGGGACATCAAGGCGACTAATATTCTCCTAGATGCTGATCTTACTCCAAAGATCTCAGATTTTGGCTTAGCAAGGCTTGATGAAGAAGAGAACACTCACATCACGAATAGAGTTGCTGGAACTAT AGGGTACATGGCACCAGAATATGCATTATGGGGATTCCTGACCTACAAAGTAGATGTATACAGTTTTGGGGTTCTTGCACTGGAAATCGTTACTGGAAAGGACAATATGAGATATACGCCACATGAAGATTGCTTTTGTCTTCTTGATTGG GCTGTGGTTCTGAAACAAAACGGGAGTTTGATAGACTTGGTGGACCCACGATTGGGTTTCGACTTCAACAAAAAAGAGGCAGTGAGAATGATCGAAATTGCTCTATTGTGCACTAATGAGTCCCCAACTCTTAGGCCTATCATGTCTGAAGTAGTTAATATGTTGGAAGGCCATACCGAAATCGAGGAACCAACTATGAATGTGATCACATCTAAAGACAAAGTCGGGTTTCAAGCACTTGCTGAGAAGTTTGAAGGGATGCAGTCACATGAGTTTGATCAAACAGATACATCTATTAATCCAACATCTTCCAGCTCAAATGACACCTATTTCGGTAGTCAAATTTCTCAAACATATTGA
- the LOC111878480 gene encoding uncharacterized protein LOC111878480 — MIEGFNIKQVRWSAMFLGISNLLLIIINIILITVAYPDCDFGDIIPFIVILFVSFLRIVTMIPIAISQRATAMTIINTPSEKRAVGTLIRRHRRIRYRKWIRWTRFAFVITMFQFMSASYLVFSVSRNVFEDRTPNACVLGILSTNKIWLHSMLVLFIIMVCFVTLLQCFSGSDVLRWRSFYTNENKAWKHHYHEIFDHGIREALCCMGRMKYLTAMEEDEVFSVAQLLGDLVAYRASGKGHLELLAGLALLQRESRMPNFQEEVIVAPQELIQGAADFHPYAEAAYTGLLLDVGRNPVLFLCAWLHRQGIWTPWVRNKLPELKGDNWWRGHAKAFLKYVNLPPDTLRQGRVYQARCEAAYFVVVLHDIKSVVICVRGTETPEDLLTDGLSKECVLATEDIDGLIYGNLIPPGSGYYGHSGIVESARDLYQQIDGNPEKKEFQAGGLLTSLLGEGCECEGYNLRIVGHSLGGAIASMLGLKLYGRYPQLQVYSYGPLPCVDSVLANACSGFVTSIVYDNEFSSRLSLASIMRLQRAAMLALSNDRDADSAKLQKLARRFLSMSTYLWHKPHEEPSSSGSSSLPPRNEDEGHAIRVSIREANEDSNHWHNIDINDTSDDDNNVTHRRFSSNRNSNPYYEPPHDETSRDHLVSQYVEAMPSSHEKEETHENFREMFLPGVIIHIIPDKKNNDVPLYRRWKSTLTTQCGFEAYVVKKEAFMDLIVSPSMFIDHLPWRCSYALKKLLEKRSLQQECDGVSLRS, encoded by the exons ATGATCGAGGGGTTTAACATCAAGCAGGTGAGATGGAGCGCTATGTTTCTAGGGATTTCGAATCTTCTATTGATAATCATCAACATCATTTTGATCACCGTGGCTTATCCGGACTGTGACTTTGGAGATATTATTCCATTTATTGTGATTCTTTTTGTCTCGTTTCTGAGAATAGTCACGATGATTCCGATCGCAATTTCCCAAAGAGCTACGGCCATGACGATTATTAATACTCCTTCCGAAAAACGAGCTGTTGGAACCCTAATTCGGCGTCATCGGCGG ATTAGATACAGGAAGTGGATACGGTGGACCCGATTTGCATTTGTAATTACAATGTTCCAGTTTATGAGTGCAAGTTATCTTGTATTCAGTGTTTCAAGAAATGTTTTTGAAGATCGAACTCCAAATGCATGTGTATTAG GGATTCTTTCAACTAACAAGATCTGGCTGCATAGTATGTTGGTTCTATTCATCATCATggtgtgttttgtcacactgtTACAATGTTTTTCAGGATCTGATGTTTTAAGATGGAGATCTTTCTACACAAATGAAAACAAAGCATGGAAACACCATTACCATGAGATATTTGATCATGGCATCCGTGAGGCATTGTGCTGTATGGGACGTATGAAATACTT AACTGCAATGGAGGAAGATGAAGTTTTCTCAGTGGCACAGTTACTGGGTGACCTTGTTGCTTATCGTGCATCTGGGAAAGGACATCTAGAACTCTTGGCAG GCCTAGCTTTGTTGCAAAGGGAAAGCCGAATGCCTAATTTTCAAGAGGAAGTCATAGTGGCTCCTCAAGAATTGATTCAAGGAGCTGCTGATTTTCATCCTTATGCAGAAGCTGCCTATACA GGTCTTTTACTAGATGTTGGAAGAAACCCTGTATTATTCCTTTGTGCATGGTTGCATAGGCAAGGGATTTGGACACCTTGGGTTAGAAATAAGCTTCCTGAACTCAAAGGGGACAATTGGTGGAGAGGTCATGCAAAAGcttttttaaaatatgtcaatTTGCCCCCTGATACACTTCGACAAGGACGTGTCTATCAG GCGAGATGTGAAGCAGCATACTTTGTTGTGGTTCTTCATGACATAAAATCTGTTGTGATTTGTGTGAGGGGAACTGAAACCCCTGAAGATTTACTAACAGATGGTTTAAGTAAGGAATGCGTGCTTGCTACAGAAGATATAGATGGTTTGATATA TGGTAATCTTATTCCACCAGGTTCAGGATATTATGGACACTCCGGTATAGTAGAGTCTGCTCGTGATCTCTATCAGCAAATTGATGGAAATCCTGAAAAAAAAG AATTCCAAGCTGGCGGATTGCTTACTTCATTGCTGGGAGAGGGATGTGAGTGTGAAGGGTATAACCTTCGCATTGTGGGACATTCCCTTGGTGGAGCTATTGCTTCAATGCTAGGATTAAAG TTATATGGTCGATACCCTCAGTTACAAGTTTATAGTTATGGCCCACTTCCATGTGTAGATTCAGTCTTAGCTAATGCATGTTCAGGTTTTGTCACAAG TATTGTGTATGATAATGAATTTTCGTCACGCCTTTCGCTTGCTTCAATCATGAGGTTGCAAAGAGCTGCCATGCTGGCACTATCAAATGACAGGGATGCTGACTCAGCAAAACTGCAGAAACTAGCAAGAAGGTTTCTTTCAATGAGCACTTATCTATGGCACAAGCCTCATGAAGAGCCTTCTTCTTCAGGGTCGAGCTCATTGCCACCAAGAAATGAAGACGAGGGTCACGCTATACGTG TGAGCATTCGGGAAGCTAATGAAGATTCGAATCATTGGCACAATATAGACATAAATGATACATCAGATGATGATAATAATGTCACTCACAGACGTTTTTCATCAAATAGAAACTCTAATCCGTATTATGAGCCTCCACATGATGAGACTTCACGTGATCATCTTGTATCACAGTATGTGGAAGCCATGCCATCATCACATGAAAAAGAGGAGACGCATGAAAACTTTAGAGAAATGTTTTTGCCAGGTGTCATCATTCATATAATCCCTGATAAGAAAAACAACGATGTGCCTCTTTATAGAAGATGGAAGAGTACACTAACCACACAGTGTGGGTTTGAAGCTTATGTGGTTAAAAAGgaagctttcatggatttgatcgTATCACCTTCTATGTTCATTGATCACCTCCCATGGAG ATGTTCGTATGCTTTGAAGAAATTACTTGAAAAGCGGAGTCTTCAACAAGAGTGTGATGGGGTGAGTTTGAGATCATGA